Part of the Trichoderma asperellum chromosome 1, complete sequence genome is shown below.
TTTGCAGTCCTCCAATGTCCAGCGCAGGGGACCGCTAGCCTGGTTTATGCTGCCCCCTCGCGTTCCCCTCCCTTCAGGCGTGCGCGCTGCTCACCGTGATTCCAACTCTCCTGCTTGCATTTCGCCCAGCCAGAAAAGCTCGACTCCCAGCTGTGTTCTTGTCTGCTCCTTTCCCCGTACTTCATACCCTCCTTCGAACACCAGCTGGGGGCTGCGCCGTTGGCGGACGTTTTATATCGCTTTCCGACAGCCACTCTCGCGCTTTGCTCCGCCGCCCGGGCGCTTGCTCAGctcgcttctcttttcttttcctgtcTCGCCATTGAGACGGACCCCTGCCCAGCTGCCATGCTATGAAAGCAAGGGGCGCCTATTCCAAGTCTGCAAATTCGAACCGTCCTCGGCACCGTGGACACCCAAGCAGCCCCCGAAATACTATCCCCAAATTTTCGAGCAATTCCCGCGCGGCCAACCACGGCGGCGCTGGACAGGACTCGAAGCGTGCCAGATAGATCGTGCAGATCCCACGCTCGAAACTTGAAACTTTTGACATCTATCTGGCGCACAGAGACTTGCCCTTGTCTCtgccttcttttatttttcacaTTCCTTTACGCTGTGGCTGATGAGAGAGACGCGGCCCCCCGCTGTCGCATGTACGAGTACACGCTGCTAGGACCACCCGTCGCTGCACTGCCCAGTACCGGTACAGCTGCCCGGCGCGAACATGACAGAGACTGCTAGTTTCACTACGGCTCGCTACGGCCAGGCGGCTTCCACTTCCACAGCCGCCAGCCTCCCGGGCAAATCACTCGCAGGTCCATCCGCAGCGAGCATCACCGGCCCCTCGTCGAACCTGCACTCGCATCGCCAGAGCCACAATTCCTCCAAGCTGCCGTCGTTCCGCTTCGCCGACATCAAGAACGGATCAGCCGCCTCGTCGCATTCGCAGCCCCTGCCGCACGTCGCGAAGCAGCCGCTGGGCCTCTCCTCTCGACAGCTCGCACCCCCTGTGGCCTCCAACGTCTCCGCCGCCTCGCAGTCAGACGTCGCTCCCAGAGACAGGCTGAAGACGCGATCGGAACCAGCTCCGACAAAAGTCTTGGCctcgtctgcgtctgcgcGCAACCGCCAGGCGCCGCCCGCGTCCGAAAAGCTCGCATCGCCGCCGCGTCCGAACCTGCGCCCTCGAGCATCGTATCAAACCACCATCAAGCCGCCAGCCGTGGAACAGATCCGCAGAGTCAGGCGCCCCTTGTCGTATCCCGATTCCCTAGCCAACGAGGCTGCGCAGTCAGCAAAAACCACCACGAGTGTCGCGCGCTCGTCTTCCCTGAGGCAGACCACTCGCCGGCTGCCAGCATCATCCCGTAGCTCCAACACCAACCGCGCAGTGACGCCCGAAGGTCCGCGCACTTCACTCAGCGCACGTTACCCAACCATCGACGAAGCCATCTCTCCCACCACACGAGTATCGGATCCAAAAACAGCCATCAGGGAGCGAACGCAAACGCAACGAGATCTGTCGGCCTCCAAACCGCTGCCCTCCTCGGGTCTTTCAGATGAAAATCAAGACCAGTCGCAGCAGCGTCCACCTGTTTCTTATAAGCACCTGGTAAACAACGCCACTGCCGGCCAACCAACGGCTTCGATCGCCTCTCGATTACCGCCCACTCGGGGCATCCGATCGTCGGGCTCTCGCAAGAGCTCCACCGACGACAATATGAGCTACAGCTCTCGCGGCTATGATGCGGAAGATCGATACATCGACTCGACTGACGACCACACCCTTCGCGCCTCAGATGGGGATTTCTTTGAACAAAGGAGCCCTCCTGGTTCTGGGCACGGCGCTAACGGTGGCGATGATACGGGCGATGTCTTTCTAAAAATTGCTTCTGAAGAGGCAGCACGAAATTCCGAAACCAACAACGCCAGTGACAGAACTACTACGGTaagtgaaagaaaaaaaaatgcaaaatgcaaaagaaaagaaactcTTTGGGttttttatccttttatAGGTGTAGAGAAGTTTTATTTAGCGTCGCATCGCCCCTTgctcttgttttctcttttatgCCATTCCCATTCCCTTTGATATGACCATCGTGTTAGAATTCAGGATAAAAGCTCGCTGTTACCCGCTGTCACAAGAAGAAATATGCAATATCTACATCAACCTTTGTTTTATGGACGCCTCAGATTCTAACATGATGTTTTTTTACAGTACAAAATTAGTCGCACCACAAGTCAGCGCCCACTTTCACATGCTGCTACCTCTTACTACCCCGTATCCCCACCTTCAGTGAGCCGCAGGCTCTCTGATCAACAAGACCGGGAAAGTCGTCGATCTGTTAGATACGAAGATGAACTAACAAGCGAAGTGGCACGGAGCAGCTCTTATCGTAGCAGCCAGCTGAGAGACAAGGCCATATCCTCCCGTCCCTCTGAAGACAGCTCCTCTAGGGCCAGCAGTTCGGGCCTACGTCCTTCGCTCATGACGCCCCGGTCTGCAGGTTATCAGGATCAGGCTTCGGAGAACTCTTTCTATAATAGAAGAAAGTCCTCTATTGTTGATTCTGCTTCCTCCAGCTCGGCACGCTCACCGACTCATAAAGCCACCGTGCTCGTTCAAAGCCACACCAAGGCCTATAACCCGTCACCTTTAAACCGATCTTTCGAGATgcaggatgaggatgatgaaccCGATGCTGGTAATTTTGCTGACGGAACCGAGTCAACCACGTCGACTAACGCACCGTCTACAGTCTGGGACGAGCTGGACGATCTGAAATCGCGAATCCATCGTCTTGAATTGACTGGAAAGCTACCGCCTACCTCTGCGGCCGCGCTGATCAAGTCTTCAGAAGACAGGCCACCAACAGCTACAACAACAGTCACTACCATGTCAATTTCCCCCAGAAAATCGGCAGCTGGCCAACAGACAGATGCCGGCAGCTCTACGTCGTCGCAACGAGAGGCGCACTCGAACTTGCATTCGGCGCTCAGTAAAATCAAGACAACTCTTAGCTCGGAAGTGTACCGCGCGCTTGAAACAGCCGCGAACGATGCTCTTGCACTGTCCTCCATGATGGGCGCGCCTGGCCAGCCTGGCCCGATATCAGGTTCCGCCAGCGTAGTcagtggcggcggcggaccTGTACTTACAGATCGTCAGCTTCGCCGCAGAACGGACAGTGTCTGTCGTAGCTTGACAGAACTTTGCATCGCCCTCGGTGAGGACTCGGCTCGGCCTGCAGTGACTGTTCCACAGGTGGTGACTACACAGCTTAACCCAACGCGAAGCCCGAGTGCGCACCCGGAGCCACCGGTAACTCCAACCATGACGAACAGCAAGACCTATTCGGTCTCTCGTCGCAACAGTGTTGTGCCTGAACAAGCCACGCAAATTATTAGCAGCCCTAGAGCCACATCTAAATATGAGGAGCGACGAAGCATGATGTTGAACGGGAACCCTCTGACTAGTCCTCGGAACTCTGCATCTACTCCTGCGACTCCTATCGACGCAATGTCAGCTGCTCGCAGAGCCTCCCTTGTCATATCGCGCGCTCGTCGAGCGGTGACAG
Proteins encoded:
- a CDS encoding uncharacterized protein (EggNog:ENOG41); its protein translation is MTETASFTTARYGQAASTSTAASLPGKSLAGPSAASITGPSSNLHSHRQSHNSSKLPSFRFADIKNGSAASSHSQPLPHVAKQPLGLSSRQLAPPVASNVSAASQSDVAPRDRLKTRSEPAPTKVLASSASARNRQAPPASEKLASPPRPNLRPRASYQTTIKPPAVEQIRRVRRPLSYPDSLANEAAQSAKTTTSVARSSSLRQTTRRLPASSRSSNTNRAVTPEGPRTSLSARYPTIDEAISPTTRVSDPKTAIRERTQTQRDLSASKPLPSSGLSDENQDQSQQRPPVSYKHLVNNATAGQPTASIASRLPPTRGIRSSGSRKSSTDDNMSYSSRGYDAEDRYIDSTDDHTLRASDGDFFEQRSPPGSGHGANGGDDTGDVFLKIASEEAARNSETNNASDRTTTYKISRTTSQRPLSHAATSYYPVSPPSVSRRLSDQQDRESRRSVRYEDELTSEVARSSSYRSSQLRDKAISSRPSEDSSSRASSSGLRPSLMTPRSAGYQDQASENSFYNRRKSSIVDSASSSSARSPTHKATVLVQSHTKAYNPSPLNRSFEMQDEDDEPDAGNFADGTESTTSTNAPSTVWDELDDLKSRIHRLELTGKLPPTSAAALIKSSEDRPPTATTTVTTMSISPRKSAAGQQTDAGSSTSSQREAHSNLHSALSKIKTTLSSEVYRALETAANDALALSSMMGAPGQPGPISGSASVVSGGGGPVLTDRQLRRRTDSVCRSLTELCIALGEDSARPAVTVPQVVTTQLNPTRSPSAHPEPPVTPTMTNSKTYSVSRRNSVVPEQATQIISSPRATSKYEERRSMMLNGNPLTSPRNSASTPATPIDAMSAARRASLVISRARRAVTEEPEDGRKSSALLRSRRLAGEESDEGGRRTSFLVRNRRGTVGEEDEGARFRAPSRAITEVNGTRGSAREYPYVSDAPTPLLEVNTPQPPSALSRRRFITSNLQPSRLTVPSTATTPTTRRFLERSLPEGVESGSERPSENRLSRHLSVQHGSSNHTSTYHSLQNRTSSLQIRRTNRDNMAIPASSTTASNGLR